From Oceanispirochaeta sp., a single genomic window includes:
- a CDS encoding fucose isomerase, translating into MNRKKMAFGVIVGTRGFFSPKLAAAGRTDIMAVLKKKGIDAVILETTDTPTGVVEGYPDGEKCAALFRKNRDIIDGIVVILPNFGDEIGVVNSIQSADLKVPVLVQASNDQNDKVDVLHRRDAFCGKISVCNNLYQYGIPFTNTSTHTSDIKSDEFSADLDRFAGVCRVVKGVRGARIGAIGARPAAFQTVRFSEKIMQKSGITVVPVDLSEIIAAAVDLGEDDKGVKAKIEKIYGYGTVPDRIKGSDVMKQAKLSVVIDRFVEENKLDATAIQCWDSIQSNYGCATCLSMSMMGEIGCPSACEMDVAGALSMLILRLAAEEAPGFLDWNNNFDYDRDICVCTHCSNYPASFMGNPIEISQLDILGETLGREKCFGAIKGKVAPGEMTYFRVSSDDPKGVLKAYAGEGEFVNEPYGMDGGIAVCKVPGLNDVMEHICRNGFEHHVSMVRGSVLSIVEEALVRYLNWDFSSFK; encoded by the coding sequence ATGAACAGAAAAAAAATGGCTTTTGGCGTCATTGTGGGAACAAGAGGGTTTTTCAGTCCGAAACTAGCTGCTGCGGGCAGAACCGATATCATGGCTGTGCTGAAGAAAAAGGGAATTGATGCCGTCATTCTTGAGACCACAGACACTCCCACCGGTGTGGTTGAAGGATATCCGGATGGGGAAAAGTGTGCGGCTCTTTTCAGGAAAAACCGGGATATCATTGATGGGATCGTGGTAATTTTGCCGAATTTCGGCGATGAAATAGGCGTTGTCAATTCAATCCAGTCGGCCGATCTGAAGGTCCCGGTACTCGTCCAGGCTTCTAATGACCAGAATGATAAGGTGGATGTTCTGCACAGACGGGATGCCTTCTGCGGTAAAATCTCGGTGTGCAATAACCTCTATCAGTACGGGATTCCCTTTACCAATACGAGCACCCATACCAGTGATATCAAGTCGGATGAGTTCAGTGCCGATTTAGATAGGTTTGCTGGGGTCTGCCGAGTTGTCAAGGGTGTCCGAGGGGCCCGTATCGGTGCCATCGGGGCAAGACCCGCTGCCTTTCAGACGGTCCGTTTCAGTGAGAAGATCATGCAGAAATCAGGCATTACCGTGGTGCCCGTAGACCTCTCTGAGATCATTGCCGCTGCGGTTGATCTGGGAGAGGATGATAAGGGAGTGAAGGCTAAGATTGAAAAAATCTATGGTTATGGTACCGTTCCTGATCGGATAAAAGGCTCGGATGTCATGAAGCAGGCCAAGCTGTCTGTCGTGATAGATCGGTTTGTAGAAGAGAACAAGCTGGATGCTACGGCCATTCAGTGCTGGGACAGCATTCAGAGCAATTATGGATGCGCCACATGTCTTTCCATGAGTATGATGGGTGAAATCGGATGCCCTTCGGCCTGTGAAATGGATGTGGCCGGAGCCCTTTCGATGTTGATCCTCCGTCTGGCTGCCGAAGAGGCACCGGGATTTCTGGACTGGAATAACAATTTTGACTATGACCGGGATATCTGTGTCTGTACTCATTGCAGCAATTATCCAGCCAGTTTTATGGGAAATCCCATTGAAATATCACAGCTGGATATTCTGGGAGAGACTTTGGGGCGCGAAAAGTGCTTTGGAGCCATCAAAGGAAAAGTAGCCCCCGGTGAGATGACCTATTTCAGGGTTTCATCGGATGATCCGAAGGGGGTGCTGAAGGCCTATGCCGGTGAGGGTGAGTTTGTGAATGAACCCTATGGGATGGATGGAGGCATTGCGGTCTGTAAGGTTCCGGGATTGAATGATGTGATGGAGCATATATGCCGAAATGGGTTTGAGCACCATGTGTCTATGGTCCGGGGCAGCGTGCTTTCCATTGTAGAAGAAGCATTGGTCAGGTATCTGAACTGGGATTTTTCTTCTTTTAAATAG
- a CDS encoding ABC transporter permease, whose translation MNTILKNDISIAMLLLKLRTVIALVLLTIVFTILLQADKGINFLHPLNLVTIAKHVAITGIMAIGMTFVIITGGIDLSVGSIVGLTGMIAGGLIHEGLILNIFGITIFFHIWVILIICLILGVLLGGVNGILITRMNVAPFIGTLGVMYIARGFANIRSGGATFPNLQGEVELGNTGFPILGVGHVLGIPLSIWIMIILLLATVYIAKKTPLGRHIYAIGGNRRAAELSGVQVGKITTIVYMFSGFCSALVGLIIASQLVASHPATGESYEMNAIAAAVLGGTSLSGGIGTVGGTIIGAFVIGVLSDGLVMLGVSEFWQNVIKGFVIIAAVVFDQMQQKMNARSTELKDRKTRKEDAA comes from the coding sequence ATGAATACAATTCTAAAAAATGATATTTCAATTGCGATGCTTCTCCTCAAACTGAGGACAGTCATTGCACTGGTACTGTTGACGATCGTTTTTACCATACTCCTGCAGGCGGATAAGGGTATCAATTTTCTGCATCCCCTGAACCTTGTAACCATTGCCAAGCATGTTGCCATTACAGGGATTATGGCTATAGGAATGACTTTTGTTATTATAACCGGTGGTATCGATCTTTCTGTCGGCTCCATTGTCGGACTGACAGGAATGATAGCGGGTGGGCTGATCCATGAAGGACTTATTCTCAATATCTTTGGCATAACAATCTTCTTCCATATCTGGGTGATTCTGATCATATGTCTTATTCTGGGTGTCCTGCTGGGTGGAGTCAACGGGATCTTGATAACCAGAATGAATGTGGCCCCCTTTATCGGAACCTTAGGGGTCATGTACATTGCAAGAGGTTTTGCAAATATTCGATCCGGAGGGGCAACTTTTCCGAATCTCCAGGGGGAAGTCGAACTGGGGAATACAGGATTCCCTATTCTTGGAGTAGGCCATGTCCTTGGAATCCCCCTCTCCATCTGGATTATGATTATCCTTCTCCTTGCCACCGTATACATAGCCAAAAAGACACCCCTGGGGCGGCATATCTATGCCATTGGCGGGAATAGAAGAGCCGCAGAGCTCTCTGGTGTACAGGTTGGCAAGATCACAACGATTGTGTATATGTTTTCCGGATTCTGTTCTGCTCTGGTAGGATTGATCATTGCCAGCCAGCTTGTGGCTTCCCATCCGGCTACGGGTGAAAGTTATGAGATGAACGCCATTGCCGCCGCTGTACTGGGGGGGACGTCTCTTTCCGGAGGAATTGGAACCGTAGGAGGAACCATCATCGGTGCCTTTGTGATCGGTGTCCTCAGTGATGGACTGGTTATGCTGGGGGTCTCAGAGTTCTGGCAGAATGTCATCAAGGGATTTGTTATCATTGCTGCGGTTGTCTTTGACCAGATGCAGCAGAAAATGAATGCCCGGTCAACCGAATTGAAAGATAGAAAAACAAGAAAGGAAGATGCTGCATGA